In a single window of the Pseudodesulfovibrio profundus genome:
- a CDS encoding protein-disulfide reductase DsbD family protein — MQLNKSIRTLFLAFLFLTLTTFAYAQDAAAPAQLETSIEAYETENGKLVLTLTIDMDEEWYTYGNDPGGMGKPTQLIATAADGTVATVFYPKGVSKPDAFDPTVMVNKYFGGTKIYAVFPKGTPLPIQLRLDLLLCHPTKCVPARKDLSYTSDTPFPSAEAQEWWKSFSALAPGEKGAEKSLSASNDFSEWDFSPRYLQPSLEVTSLFKAIAMGLLAGLILNIMPCVLPVVSLKLTALLNSSHMKDEKERISAFREHNIYFALGAICFFVFLAIILGATGQAWGALFQKQWLVMGIAMVILALSLSLFGFFHLPIVDLKFGSESDSPRVQAFFTGNLTTLLATPCSGPFLGGVLSWALVQGPVVIATVFISIGVGMSSPYLLMAINPRLSRFLPKSGPWIAYVEKGIAFFLVATSFYLISIALGSETLRILAPLWAILFGVWVWKQTKTSIFIRQWSARLVCILILIGAIIWTTPPKVDEQLWVEFSPAVFNQRVGKEALLLDFTADWCPTCKVLEATVLTPENITRWKNDYNVTFVRVDMTERNVEAETLLKKLGSVSLPTAAFFIPGDEASRPWVLRDLFTESQLENLLQSWKK, encoded by the coding sequence ATGCAGCTAAACAAATCGATTCGCACGCTGTTTCTCGCTTTTTTATTCCTGACACTTACTACCTTTGCATATGCTCAGGATGCAGCCGCCCCTGCCCAACTGGAAACGTCCATTGAGGCTTACGAAACCGAGAATGGAAAACTTGTACTGACTCTTACCATCGACATGGATGAAGAGTGGTACACGTATGGAAATGACCCTGGAGGCATGGGAAAACCCACACAATTGATAGCGACAGCTGCTGACGGCACTGTAGCGACAGTGTTCTATCCCAAAGGGGTAAGCAAGCCTGACGCTTTTGACCCAACCGTCATGGTCAACAAGTACTTTGGCGGCACCAAAATCTATGCTGTCTTCCCTAAAGGAACACCGCTCCCCATACAACTCAGATTGGACTTGCTGCTTTGCCATCCAACCAAATGCGTACCGGCTAGAAAGGACCTCAGCTACACGAGCGATACACCTTTCCCATCCGCTGAAGCGCAGGAGTGGTGGAAGTCCTTTTCAGCGCTTGCCCCAGGAGAAAAAGGTGCAGAGAAATCTCTCAGTGCCTCTAACGATTTTTCTGAGTGGGACTTTTCCCCCAGATACCTTCAGCCATCACTGGAAGTCACCAGTCTGTTCAAAGCCATTGCCATGGGACTGTTGGCAGGTCTCATTCTCAACATCATGCCTTGTGTGCTCCCTGTGGTCAGTCTGAAACTGACTGCGCTGCTCAACTCATCCCACATGAAAGACGAGAAGGAACGTATTTCGGCATTTCGAGAGCACAATATTTATTTCGCACTTGGCGCCATTTGCTTTTTCGTTTTTCTCGCGATCATTCTTGGTGCAACAGGTCAAGCCTGGGGAGCGTTGTTCCAAAAGCAATGGCTTGTCATGGGCATTGCCATGGTAATCCTTGCCTTATCGCTCAGCCTGTTTGGATTTTTCCATCTCCCCATAGTTGATCTCAAGTTCGGCTCGGAAAGCGACAGCCCGCGTGTACAGGCATTTTTTACAGGTAACCTAACCACATTACTGGCAACGCCATGTAGTGGGCCATTCCTTGGCGGAGTTCTAAGCTGGGCACTGGTACAAGGGCCTGTGGTTATTGCTACCGTGTTCATATCAATTGGCGTGGGCATGTCATCGCCTTACCTGCTTATGGCTATCAATCCCCGCCTGTCCCGCTTTCTGCCCAAATCCGGCCCATGGATCGCATACGTGGAAAAAGGGATTGCCTTCTTCCTTGTCGCTACTTCATTTTATCTTATCTCAATCGCGCTGGGGAGTGAAACGCTGCGCATACTCGCACCCCTGTGGGCGATCCTTTTCGGCGTATGGGTATGGAAGCAGACCAAAACATCAATCTTCATTCGACAGTGGTCAGCGCGACTTGTTTGCATACTCATACTAATAGGCGCGATCATCTGGACTACCCCACCCAAGGTAGATGAACAGCTGTGGGTGGAATTCTCCCCCGCAGTATTTAATCAGCGCGTGGGTAAGGAAGCACTGCTTCTCGATTTCACTGCTGACTGGTGTCCGACATGCAAAGTACTTGAAGCAACAGTTCTTACTCCTGAAAATATTACTCGTTGGAAAAATGACTACAATGTGACATTCGTTCGTGTCGATATGACTGAACGGAATGTAGAAGCAGAAACACTGCTCAAAAAGCTCGGTTCAGTTTCTCTGCCAACCGCTGCATTCTTCATCCCCGGAGATGAAGCGTCACGACCATGGGTATTGCGTGATTTATTCACGGAATCTCAGCTTGAAAACTTACTGCAATCATGGAAAAAGTAG
- a CDS encoding IS1595 family transposase, translating into MRKSRLSKDKQLRLIEHFVAGTTARCAADLVGVNVKTAAYYFHRLREIIAVEESCEGMDFGEFEVDESYFGGKRKGKRGRGAAGKVPVFGILKRGGKVYTQVIPDAKGKTLLPIIQERIQPDSVVYSDCWYGYNVLDVSAFKHFRINHSKLFADSHNHINGIENFWNQAKRHMRKFNGIPTKHFSLFLKECEWRFNNSNPRSQFKQLKQWVRRHMG; encoded by the coding sequence ATGCGAAAAAGTCGTTTGAGCAAGGACAAGCAGCTTCGTTTAATCGAACATTTTGTGGCTGGCACGACAGCTCGTTGCGCTGCCGATCTGGTTGGTGTGAACGTCAAAACAGCCGCCTATTACTTTCACCGGCTCCGGGAAATCATAGCGGTAGAAGAGTCCTGTGAAGGGATGGATTTTGGCGAATTTGAGGTCGATGAGAGCTACTTCGGTGGCAAGCGAAAGGGCAAAAGAGGACGTGGGGCGGCTGGTAAGGTTCCTGTTTTTGGAATCCTTAAAAGGGGCGGGAAGGTCTATACACAGGTGATTCCTGATGCGAAAGGTAAAACCTTGCTTCCCATTATTCAGGAAAGAATCCAGCCAGACAGTGTGGTTTACTCGGACTGCTGGTATGGCTACAATGTCCTTGATGTGTCAGCGTTCAAACACTTCCGAATCAACCACTCGAAGCTGTTTGCAGATAGCCACAACCACATCAATGGAATCGAGAATTTTTGGAACCAGGCCAAACGCCATATGAGGAAATTCAACGGCATTCCAACCAAGCATTTTTCTCTGTTTTTAAAGGAATGCGAGTGGCGTTTTAATAACAGCAATCCGCGAAGCCAGTTTAAACAACTGAAACAGTGGGTTAGAAGACATATGGGCTAG
- the nifJ gene encoding pyruvate:ferredoxin (flavodoxin) oxidoreductase, translated as MPKKMKTMDGNTAAAHVAYAMSETAAIYPITPSTPMGEIADEWAAQGRKNIFGQTVQIRQMQSEAGAAGAVHGSLAGGALTTTFTASQGLLLMIPNMYKISGELLPGVFHVSARAVAAHALSIFGDHQDVMACRQTGFAMLFSNSVQEVMDLSLVAHLASIESSIPFVSSFDGFRTSHEIQKIEVIDYDDMKPLLNKEKLAQFRAKAMNPEHPDIRGTAQNPDIYFQGRETINKYYDAIPDIVEQYMKKVSDLTGRQYNLFDYVGHPEAERLIIAMGSSCECIEETVNYLNTTGEKVGLLKVRLYRPFSVKHMVQAIPKTVQSIAVLDRTKEPGSLGEPLYLDVCAAYSGVDNAPVIVGGRYGLGSKEFTPAMTKSVFDSLNNPKHNFTVGITDDVSNLSLFDCDCVDTTPEGTVQCKFWGLGSDGTVGANKQAIKIIGDNTDMYAQGYFAYDSKKSGGITISHLRFGNKPLQSTYLVKDADYIACHNPSYVNLYDVLEGIKEGGTFVLNSPWTAEEMDEKLPAEMRQTLAEKNIKFYTVDAVKIASEVGLGGRINMVMQTAFFKLADVIPFDQAVSLLKEGIEAAYGKKGPKIVEMNNAAVDQATDAIVEIPVLEAWKDLEPTSADQSDEPDYVKNVMRPVLAQKGDTLPVSAFTPDGTMPAATSKYEKRGVAILVPQWIKDNCIQCNQCAFVCPHSALRPVLATEEELSGAPDTFEMLDAIGKDVKGMKYRMQVNSLDCLGCGNCADICPAKEKALVMHPIATQKPEQIPNFNFSDTISYKDAFGRDTLKGSQFRQSLMEFSGACAGCGETPYVKVITQLFGERMVIANATGCSSIWGASAPTTPYTVNKDGHGPAWGNSLFEDAAEFGFGIEMATDQRRAHLTQLITDYAQSATGELKESMQQWLDVKDDAEASKPAGNALKAQLAGATDETLQEIASMSDLLTKQSIWVFGGDGWAYDIGFGGLDHVIASGKDINLLVMDTEVYSNTGGQSSKATPLGSIAKFAAAGKGTGKKDLGRIAMTYGYVYVASVAMGANKQQFLKAIKEAEAYDGPSVIIAYAPCINQGIKKGMGKTQYEQKLAVESGYWPLYRYNPSLIDEGKNPLTLDSKAPDGTLQDFLSGENRYAMLERFHPELSKAFRESIEKDYQRRYDILERMASDACGDK; from the coding sequence ATGCCCAAAAAGATGAAAACCATGGACGGCAACACCGCCGCAGCTCACGTGGCTTACGCCATGTCGGAAACTGCCGCCATCTACCCCATCACACCTTCAACTCCCATGGGTGAAATAGCAGATGAATGGGCGGCCCAGGGACGAAAGAACATTTTCGGCCAAACCGTACAAATCCGCCAGATGCAATCCGAAGCGGGCGCAGCCGGAGCTGTGCACGGCTCTTTGGCCGGTGGCGCCTTGACCACGACCTTCACGGCATCCCAAGGCCTGCTGTTGATGATCCCGAACATGTACAAGATTTCCGGAGAACTTCTCCCCGGGGTATTCCATGTATCTGCGCGTGCAGTGGCAGCTCACGCCCTTTCCATTTTTGGCGACCATCAGGATGTCATGGCCTGTCGCCAAACCGGATTCGCCATGCTGTTTTCCAACTCCGTACAGGAAGTCATGGACCTATCGCTGGTTGCCCACCTAGCCAGCATAGAATCCTCCATACCGTTTGTATCCTCTTTTGACGGTTTCAGGACATCCCATGAAATCCAGAAAATCGAAGTGATCGACTACGATGACATGAAGCCTCTCTTGAATAAAGAGAAGCTGGCACAGTTCAGAGCCAAGGCGATGAACCCGGAGCACCCGGACATTCGTGGCACAGCACAAAACCCTGATATCTACTTCCAGGGAAGAGAGACAATCAACAAGTACTACGATGCCATTCCCGACATCGTTGAACAGTACATGAAGAAGGTAAGTGATCTCACAGGCCGTCAGTACAACCTTTTCGACTACGTTGGTCATCCAGAAGCGGAACGCTTGATCATCGCCATGGGTTCCTCCTGCGAATGCATCGAGGAAACAGTCAACTATCTCAACACTACCGGCGAGAAGGTCGGCCTGCTGAAAGTCCGGCTTTACCGCCCGTTTTCCGTCAAGCACATGGTCCAGGCCATCCCCAAAACAGTTCAGTCCATAGCCGTTCTTGATCGAACCAAAGAGCCAGGGTCACTAGGAGAACCTCTGTATCTGGATGTGTGCGCTGCGTATTCCGGTGTGGATAATGCTCCTGTCATAGTTGGCGGCCGATACGGCCTCGGTTCCAAGGAGTTTACACCGGCCATGACAAAATCGGTGTTCGACTCACTGAACAATCCCAAGCACAACTTCACGGTCGGCATCACTGATGATGTATCCAACCTGTCTCTGTTTGATTGTGACTGTGTCGACACGACACCGGAAGGCACTGTGCAGTGTAAATTCTGGGGACTCGGCTCAGATGGCACGGTCGGAGCCAACAAACAGGCCATTAAGATTATCGGCGACAATACAGATATGTATGCTCAGGGCTATTTTGCCTACGACTCGAAAAAATCGGGTGGTATCACCATCTCCCACCTTCGTTTCGGCAACAAGCCATTGCAGTCGACCTATCTTGTCAAAGACGCCGACTACATTGCCTGTCACAACCCAAGCTACGTCAATCTCTATGACGTTCTGGAAGGTATCAAAGAAGGCGGCACGTTTGTCCTGAACAGCCCGTGGACAGCTGAAGAAATGGATGAAAAACTCCCAGCGGAGATGAGACAGACGCTGGCAGAGAAAAACATCAAATTCTACACGGTGGATGCCGTGAAGATTGCCAGTGAAGTTGGCCTTGGTGGTCGTATCAATATGGTGATGCAGACTGCATTCTTCAAACTTGCCGATGTCATTCCCTTTGACCAGGCAGTTTCTCTTCTCAAGGAAGGCATCGAAGCTGCGTATGGCAAGAAAGGACCCAAGATTGTCGAAATGAACAATGCTGCGGTGGACCAAGCCACTGATGCCATTGTTGAAATCCCTGTTCTGGAAGCATGGAAAGACCTAGAGCCGACCTCTGCCGACCAATCTGATGAACCGGACTACGTTAAAAATGTCATGCGCCCGGTACTCGCTCAAAAAGGCGACACGCTTCCTGTTTCTGCATTCACTCCAGACGGAACCATGCCGGCAGCCACCTCAAAATATGAAAAACGCGGTGTGGCGATACTGGTCCCTCAATGGATCAAGGACAACTGCATCCAATGCAACCAATGCGCCTTCGTGTGCCCCCACTCGGCCTTGCGCCCGGTACTCGCAACCGAAGAGGAGCTTTCAGGCGCTCCTGATACATTTGAAATGCTTGATGCGATCGGTAAAGACGTCAAGGGCATGAAGTACAGAATGCAGGTGAACAGCTTGGACTGTCTCGGATGTGGCAACTGCGCCGACATTTGTCCTGCCAAGGAAAAAGCACTCGTCATGCATCCCATCGCGACACAAAAGCCCGAGCAGATTCCCAACTTCAACTTCTCGGACACCATCAGCTACAAAGACGCCTTTGGCCGTGACACCCTCAAGGGCAGCCAGTTCCGTCAATCTCTGATGGAATTCTCCGGTGCGTGTGCCGGTTGCGGTGAAACGCCCTATGTAAAGGTCATTACCCAACTCTTTGGCGAGCGCATGGTCATAGCCAATGCGACCGGTTGTTCATCAATCTGGGGGGCCTCGGCACCAACTACACCTTATACTGTCAACAAGGATGGTCATGGGCCAGCCTGGGGCAACTCTCTCTTTGAAGATGCTGCCGAGTTCGGCTTCGGCATTGAGATGGCTACTGACCAACGCAGAGCCCATTTGACGCAGTTGATCACAGATTACGCACAATCAGCCACGGGAGAACTCAAGGAAAGCATGCAACAATGGTTGGATGTTAAAGATGACGCCGAAGCATCCAAACCAGCAGGCAATGCACTGAAGGCACAACTTGCTGGTGCAACAGATGAAACACTGCAGGAAATAGCATCCATGTCCGACCTGTTAACCAAGCAATCCATATGGGTGTTTGGTGGCGATGGATGGGCCTATGATATTGGTTTCGGTGGCTTGGATCACGTCATCGCCTCGGGCAAGGATATCAACCTGCTCGTAATGGATACTGAAGTGTATTCCAACACAGGCGGACAATCCTCGAAGGCAACACCTCTGGGGTCGATCGCCAAGTTCGCTGCGGCTGGTAAAGGAACCGGCAAAAAGGACCTTGGCCGAATCGCCATGACCTACGGATATGTGTACGTCGCATCTGTAGCCATGGGAGCCAACAAGCAGCAGTTCCTCAAGGCCATCAAAGAAGCTGAAGCATACGATGGCCCTTCTGTGATTATTGCCTATGCTCCTTGCATCAACCAGGGAATTAAAAAAGGCATGGGCAAAACACAGTATGAGCAAAAACTCGCAGTGGAATCAGGATACTGGCCGCTTTACCGCTATAACCCGTCCCTGATTGATGAAGGGAAGAATCCCCTGACCCTGGACTCCAAGGCACCAGATGGTACTTTGCAGGACTTCCTTTCAGGTGAAAACCGCTATGCAATGCTCGAAAGATTCCATCCGGAACTCTCCAAGGCGTTCAGAGAGAGTATCGAAAAAGACTACCAGCGCCGCTACGACATTCTTGAGCGTATGGCCTCCGATGCCTGTGGCGACAAATAA
- a CDS encoding MBL fold metallo-hydrolase has protein sequence MYFKQITTPGLGCFSYIIGCPAAREMIVIDPKRDVQDYLDISREEGMKIVHTIDTHVHADHISGTQELKSHTGCDIMMYESSPVNYDFTPLIENQELTVGDTVLKVIHSPGHTPDALSLLVTDRSRGDEPWMLLTGDVLFVGDIGRPDLVGDAKLDEQIDNLYNTLYVKFKENPDSLEVFPAHGAGSLCGRGMSSKPNSTLGFERRHNPMLGFDSYESFHLAMSQDFPARPKSFTHIISTNANGTPLLERCPVDLAMEPMRFEEKMIDGATVIDVRDAASYAGYHVPGSLNIGFEPSLANWVGMVVEPNADLLLIVDSKNDYDRMRTELHRIGYDNILGYLSGGIQSWVYSGKPVDKLSIESAQDIQHNLESNTPLSLIDVRTPGEVGKGIIPGAKTIPLADILDGKFGLAEDEHHILYCASGYRSNIAASYLQRHGYWDVKALAGGFLAWSRAGYNIEK, from the coding sequence ATGTATTTTAAGCAAATAACGACCCCGGGACTTGGCTGCTTTTCATATATTATCGGCTGTCCAGCCGCTCGGGAGATGATAGTTATCGACCCTAAACGAGATGTTCAGGATTATCTTGATATCTCTCGTGAAGAAGGCATGAAGATCGTGCACACCATCGATACGCACGTACATGCAGATCACATCTCCGGCACCCAGGAGCTTAAATCCCACACAGGGTGCGATATCATGATGTACGAGAGTTCACCGGTTAATTATGATTTTACTCCCCTTATCGAGAACCAGGAACTGACTGTCGGCGATACGGTTCTGAAAGTCATTCACAGCCCGGGACATACACCTGATGCTCTCTCCCTACTGGTCACCGACCGATCACGAGGTGATGAGCCTTGGATGCTTCTTACCGGAGATGTGCTTTTCGTCGGCGATATAGGCAGACCAGACCTGGTTGGAGACGCTAAACTGGATGAGCAGATAGACAACCTCTACAACACGCTCTACGTCAAATTCAAAGAAAACCCCGACAGCCTGGAAGTTTTCCCGGCACATGGAGCTGGTTCATTGTGCGGTCGCGGCATGAGTTCCAAACCGAACTCCACTCTGGGGTTTGAAAGACGGCATAATCCGATGCTCGGCTTTGATTCCTATGAATCATTTCATCTAGCCATGAGCCAGGACTTCCCTGCTCGACCGAAGAGTTTTACTCATATCATCTCGACAAACGCCAACGGCACCCCGCTACTGGAACGGTGCCCGGTGGACCTGGCTATGGAGCCCATGCGCTTTGAAGAAAAAATGATCGACGGCGCAACAGTCATCGACGTCAGAGATGCAGCATCCTACGCCGGATACCATGTCCCGGGATCGCTCAACATCGGGTTTGAACCCAGCTTGGCCAACTGGGTAGGTATGGTGGTTGAACCGAATGCCGATCTCCTGCTTATTGTGGATTCCAAAAACGACTATGACCGGATGCGGACCGAACTGCACCGAATCGGTTACGACAATATTCTCGGCTACCTTTCCGGTGGGATCCAATCCTGGGTCTACAGTGGCAAACCTGTGGACAAACTCTCCATCGAGTCTGCTCAGGACATCCAGCATAACCTTGAAAGCAATACTCCGCTCAGCCTTATCGACGTGCGAACACCTGGTGAGGTCGGCAAAGGCATCATCCCCGGTGCCAAAACCATTCCGCTGGCCGATATCCTTGATGGCAAATTCGGACTGGCAGAAGATGAACACCATATCCTCTACTGCGCCTCGGGATATCGCTCCAATATCGCAGCATCCTATCTGCAACGACACGGATACTGGGATGTAAAAGCGCTTGCAGGCGGCTTTCTGGCCTGGTCACGAGCAGGATACAACATCGAAAAATAG
- a CDS encoding Na/Pi cotransporter family protein gives MTVELISGLIGGVGLFLLGMRLMTNGLRNAAGPALRSILGKWTKTPIRGLFSGFMITALVQSSSAITVAVIGFVNAGLMSLAQSIGVIYGSNVGTTVTGWIVAAVGMSVKVKALALPLIGLGAALRLTTGTSRRKHLGDAFAGFGIFFLGIETLQSSFHIIQGSIDLSTFNVAGIPGILLFVGIGTMLTLVMQSSSAAMALVLTAAMSNVITLESAAAAVIGTNIGTTTTAALSVIGATYNAKKVAAAHIVFNFATGVVALMLIPFFIHAISLIPIAGQAANVAATLAVFHTFFNVLGVILFLPFTKRFVTLLNKHIGKEFADLGKPKYIDSNVLSTPSLAMDALFMELGRLGELTRSMGQKALTSKFRDKDFIKDRAQFDGLVRAIRKFCVKLQHVNLPETVASRLPLSLRVIQYFRKSVNIIDEVSQEHALLNHQLPDYSHECARNFQHEVKNILNIAHTPCSSEFNQLKQSVHELHDQYQELKEALLEDGANGKIELDRMVALLDYYSHMRMMCDQAIKGTDYWADLRNRDITCANADKENDFTWKPSE, from the coding sequence ATGACTGTTGAACTTATATCCGGATTAATTGGAGGCGTGGGCCTCTTTCTATTGGGCATGCGCCTGATGACGAACGGCCTCCGAAATGCCGCAGGCCCTGCACTGAGAAGTATACTGGGAAAGTGGACAAAAACGCCTATTCGCGGGCTGTTTTCCGGCTTCATGATAACAGCACTGGTTCAGTCTTCCAGCGCCATCACTGTCGCAGTCATTGGATTTGTAAATGCCGGGCTGATGTCCCTTGCGCAATCAATTGGTGTCATTTACGGCAGTAACGTAGGAACCACAGTAACAGGTTGGATTGTTGCTGCCGTCGGCATGAGTGTAAAAGTCAAGGCTCTTGCTCTCCCACTCATCGGACTAGGTGCGGCACTCCGATTAACAACCGGAACTTCGCGCCGAAAGCATCTTGGCGATGCTTTTGCCGGATTCGGTATCTTTTTCCTTGGAATTGAAACGCTGCAATCATCTTTTCACATTATTCAGGGCAGTATAGACCTATCCACTTTCAATGTTGCGGGTATCCCCGGGATACTTTTGTTCGTTGGTATTGGAACAATGCTTACGCTCGTCATGCAAAGCTCCAGCGCAGCCATGGCCCTTGTCCTAACGGCAGCGATGTCCAATGTCATCACCCTTGAAAGCGCAGCGGCAGCCGTCATTGGAACCAACATCGGCACTACTACCACAGCCGCCCTCTCAGTTATTGGCGCCACCTATAATGCCAAAAAGGTTGCTGCGGCACATATTGTTTTCAACTTTGCGACAGGGGTTGTCGCATTGATGCTGATCCCTTTTTTCATACATGCAATTTCACTCATCCCCATTGCAGGCCAAGCAGCCAACGTCGCAGCGACGCTTGCTGTTTTTCATACGTTTTTCAACGTATTGGGTGTAATACTCTTTCTCCCCTTCACAAAACGATTTGTCACACTTCTTAACAAACACATCGGGAAAGAATTCGCCGATCTTGGTAAACCCAAGTACATTGACAGCAACGTCCTATCCACACCTTCCTTGGCTATGGATGCACTTTTCATGGAGCTTGGGCGGCTGGGGGAACTGACACGATCCATGGGACAGAAGGCACTGACCTCGAAATTTCGAGATAAAGACTTCATCAAAGACCGGGCTCAATTCGACGGGCTTGTCAGAGCCATCAGAAAGTTCTGCGTAAAACTCCAACATGTGAATCTACCGGAGACAGTCGCCTCAAGACTCCCACTGAGCTTACGCGTAATTCAATATTTTAGAAAATCCGTAAACATCATTGATGAAGTTTCACAGGAACACGCCCTGTTGAACCACCAACTGCCAGACTACTCGCATGAGTGTGCCAGAAACTTTCAACACGAAGTCAAAAACATTTTGAATATTGCGCACACTCCATGCTCATCGGAGTTCAACCAATTAAAGCAGTCCGTTCACGAACTGCATGATCAGTATCAAGAATTAAAAGAAGCACTTCTTGAAGATGGGGCCAACGGAAAGATCGAACTCGACCGTATGGTTGCCCTGCTCGATTATTACTCGCACATGCGCATGATGTGCGATCAAGCCATCAAGGGGACAGATTACTGGGCAGACTTGCGAAACAGGGATATCACCTGCGCAAACGCTGACAAGGAAAATGATTTCACCTGGAAACCATCAGAATAA
- a CDS encoding LexA family transcriptional regulator, which yields MGKSSDLDFEEFFSRIQETSGITQQTELADLLGLSRAAVSYVKRTGKVPHSWLRTLEEQHKISKEFLKTGKGAIYPRLVRKNSKTSPRSRIGIELPVVSHEDNEIVDYIVLSPDWLERYGKLENLVGMYAPDNSIYKSIRQGDLVIFNKQDRPPVPDKIYAIELGGCICFKRCSYGPHGLIFMDNQSWQSPAKLIKVIGQAVWVSRDL from the coding sequence ATGGGGAAAAGTTCTGATTTAGATTTTGAAGAATTCTTTTCAAGAATCCAAGAAACTTCAGGCATTACTCAACAAACTGAGTTAGCTGATCTACTTGGACTGTCGAGGGCAGCTGTTTCTTATGTCAAGAGAACTGGCAAAGTCCCTCACTCATGGCTTCGCACCCTTGAGGAGCAACATAAAATTAGCAAGGAGTTCCTTAAGACAGGTAAGGGGGCTATCTACCCAAGGCTTGTGAGGAAAAACTCAAAAACGTCACCACGTTCACGAATAGGTATTGAATTGCCGGTTGTATCTCATGAGGATAATGAGATAGTTGATTACATTGTCTTAAGTCCTGACTGGTTGGAAAGGTACGGGAAGCTTGAAAACTTAGTAGGTATGTATGCTCCTGACAACTCAATATACAAGTCTATAAGACAGGGTGATCTAGTCATTTTTAATAAGCAAGACAGGCCCCCTGTTCCTGATAAGATTTATGCTATTGAACTTGGTGGATGTATATGTTTTAAACGCTGCAGTTATGGCCCCCATGGATTAATATTTATGGACAATCAAAGCTGGCAAAGTCCTGCTAAACTTATAAAGGTCATTGGACAGGCGGTATGGGTAAGCCGAGACTTATAG